The Sulfuricurvum sp. IAE1 DNA segment GTCAGTCTCCACTCCCATAACGAAGCCGATTTTCTGGCGGGTTTGAGCCCCGATTTTTTTGACCGCAACGTTGTCTACGTCAGCGATGCGGGGATGCCCGGCTTCAGCGATCCGGGGCAGATGCTCGTGCGCTATTGCATCGACAACGGGGTTGAGTACGACGTCCTTCCCGGAGCCAATGCCGCGCTGACGGCATTTGTCGCCAGCGGTTTCGTGGAGACGAAGATGCTGTTCGCGGGATTCCTTCCGCACAAAGGGAACGACCGTTCCGCCGCGTTGCAGGAGGCCCTTTTCAACGGCTATACCACGGTACTGTACGAAGCACCGACGCGGCTGGAAAAACTGCTGCGGGAGATTTCCGCCGCCGCGCCGCTGCGGGAAGTTTTCCTGGCAAAGGAACTGACGAAAAAATTTCAGCGCTTTTACCGCGGCACCGCGGCCGAGCTGCTTGAGAGGATGGAAAAAGAGATCCGCGGGGAATGGGTCGTAGTGATCGGAGCCTCGGAGGGGAAAAGTTCGGCGCTGTGCGAAGCCGACATCCTCGCTCTCGACATACCCAAAAAAGCGGCATCGAAGCTGATTGCCCGGATAACGGGCGAAAATCCCAAAGAGTGTTATCAGCGACTCTTAAACACATAGAGATATAATAACCGTTAAAAAACATTTCAAGCCCGCGGGCACAAGCAAAGAGAGCAGAATGCTTATTTACGGAAAACAGCCCGTATTCTACGCGCTGGAGCGCCATAAAGACCGGATCAAGACCCTTTATCTGGCCAAAGAGATCGACAAAAAAGAGTACGGCGCCCTCATGAAAATGGGCTTCGAGATCAAGCGTATCCCTCCCAACGCCGCGCAGTCGATGGTGAAGGGGGGAAACCACCAGGGCTACATAGCCGATATCTCCCCGGTCGTTCCCTATGCCTCCCCGTTTCTCAAACGGTGCGATTTCGTGGTGGTGCTCAGCTCCATTACCGATGTCGGGAACATCGGTTCGCTGGTCCGCAGCGCGTATGCCCTCGGGGTCGATGCCCTTGTCATCTGCGGGATCAAAGAACCCAATCTCGAGCCGATTATCCGTACCAGTACCGGGGCCGCGCTCGATTTGCCGCTGGTGATCGTGCACAACATCCATGATGTCATGCACGAACTCAAACAGTCCAGATTTACCCTTTATGGGGCAATGATGGAAGGCAAGGACGTACGGGAAACGCGTTTTGCCCCCAAGCGGGCGCTGATCCTCGGAAACGAGGGCGAAGGGCTCAGCGGACGGGTTCAAAAAGGGCTGGATGAGGGGGTGTCGATCCGGATGGCACACGATTTTGATTCCCTGAACGTCGGCGTTGCCGGCGCAATTTTGATGGAGAGAATGCGATGAGTAACTACAAAACGTTTGAAGATTTGCAGGCCCTTGGATCGGAAAAAATCCATGAAAGAACCCATATTTCACGGGATAAACTTGCGCTGGTACTGGACAAAGCCTACGACAAGATCGGGCGGGTTCAGTTTATGGGATTTCTCTCGATTCTCGAACGCGAATACGATGTCAATCTCGATCCGATCCGCGACGAGTATGACGCCTACCGCCAAGAACACGCCGAAGCGCTTGCCCCCAAAGCATCGGTAATCCTGCAGGCCCCTTCGAACGCCAAGCGAAAATGGCTGATCGCCGGTACCGTTGCGATCGCGCTGCTGGTCGGAGGAGGCTCATTTTTGCAGAGTTTCCTCTCCAACGAACCGCGCGAAGAGGTGATGAAGCTCACTTCGCTGGCGGTTGAAGCGGTCAAAGAAGCGGCCGAAACCAATACCAGCGTCGAAACCAACGCCACCACGGAGACGAACCGCAGCATCACGGCGGCCGAACACAATACGACCAAACCGCTTTCCCCGGCTTCGGCGGGAACGACTACCATCCTTCCGAAATACAAAGTATGGGTCGGCATGATCGACAAAGCCACGGGTGCCAAAACCCAGAAAATCACGGGTGATCCGATTGTGATCGACACTTCCAAAGAGACGCTGCTTGTCCTTGGCCACGGAATGATCGAGATCGAGACGGCGGGCGAAAAACAGCAACTCAAAGAGAAAAATACGGTCCATTTCTGCGTTGAGAACGGTGCGCTCAAACAGATCCGCCAAAGTGAATTCATGGAACGCAACGGCGGGAAGAACTGGTAAGGAAGATTACGGTGCGTTTCGCGGCCTTGTTGCTCCTTGCCCCGCTGCTCTCTTTCGCGGCGAATCCCGCGCGCATCCAGGCACGAATAGTTTTCGAGGGGGAGCCCGCCGTTGCGCTTAAAACGCTTCAGAACGGTTTTAGCGCCGTCGGATACCGTTTGGACGTACGGAGTTTCAGTGTCCGGAACAAAGAGGGCGAGATTTCGGGCGAAGCGCACGGGATCCGTCCCTTCGACGCGGCGGCATTTGCTGAAAACATGGCCGAGGAGGGGGTTTCGGTTCTCAACGAGGGATCATCCAAAGGGGTGTTCAAGATTCGCATGAATGCCCGAAACGGTATCTGGAACGTTCCCCTGATCGCCCCCGAAGAGGGAGCGCAGCTGGAACGTTCGGCCATCCCGCAATGGTTCGGGGTGGAAGCGGGACAGACGATCCGCATCGAATCCCCCTATGTCGGGAAATGGTATCCCGACGTCGCTGTTCTTGATGCGTCGATGCAGGTGCTGTATTCCGTACGGTCGGAAGTCCCGAAAGAGGAATACGCCTTTGATCTTCCCCCCGGAGCCCGTTATCTTAAAGTTTCCAATACCTGGGGAATGAAAGCGCTTCGGGAAGGGACGTGGGTCGAGTCCAAATCGCCCGGCCGCTAAGTCTTGAATTATAGATAAACTAAGCCTCTTATGCTAAAATGGCGCAATTTTTTATGCACAGGTTGTAGCCATGTTTGATGAAATCCAATTCGACCGGATTAAACGCCTTCCCAAATATGTATTTGCCGAAGTAAACGAACTGAAAATGGCGCGTCGCCGCGCCGGCGCCGACGTCATCGATTTTAGTATGGGGAACCCCGACGGAGACACCCCCGAGCACATCAGAGAGAAACTGATCGAATCGGCCCAAAAAACGAAAACGCACGGCTATTCGGTCTCCAAAGGTATTCCCAAACTGCGTCAGGCGATCTGCGACTGGTACAAACGCCGCTACGACGTCGATCTCGACCCCGAAACCGAAGCGGTCGCGACGATGGGTTCCAAAGAGGGTTACGCCCACCTGGCATACGCGATCACCAACCCCGGCGACGTCGTCGTCGTCCCCGATCCGACCTATCCGATCCATTCATATGCGTTTATCCTCGCCGGCGGTAACGTACAGAAAATGGAACTGCCCTTCGACGAAGACTACAAAGTGGACGAAGACCTCTTTTTCGAGCGTCTGGAGCAGGCGTTTCACGTCTCTTTCCCCAAGCCCAAATACGTCGTCGTCAATTTCCCGCACAATCCAACGACCGCGACCGTGACGCCCGCGTTTTACACCCGTATCGTCGAGATGGCCAAGCGCGAGCGTTTTTACATCATCAGCGACATCGCTTACGGCGATATTACGTTTGACGGCTACGCAACCCCTTCGATTCTTGCGGTTCCGGGAGCAAAAGACGTCGCGGTCGAGAGTTTCACCCTCTCCAAAAGCTATAACATGGCGGGGTGGCGCGTCGGTTTCTTCGTCGGAAACCCAAAACTGATCGGCGCGTTGCAGAAAATCAAAAGCTGGCTGGATTACGGGATGTTTACCCCGATCCAGGTTGCGGCGACCGTCGCGTTGCAGGGAGATCAGAGCTGCGTCAAGGAGATCGTGGAAAAATACGATCATCGCCAGGATGTCCTGCTCGAAGCGTTTAACCGCGCCGGGTGGCCGATCCGCCGTAATCAGTCGTCGATGTTCGTCTGGGCCCGCATTCCCGAATGTGCCCGCCATATGGGAAGCCTTGAATTCTCCAAACGTCTCCTCGTCGAAGCGAACGTCGCGGTGGCTCCGGGGATCGGATTCGGCGATTACGGCGACGAGTACGTCCGTATTGCGTTGATCGAAAACGACAAACGGATCCGCCAGGCGGCGAAAAACATCAAGCATTTTCTCCAGTCGCTGGGCTGCAAGGGTGGCGAGTGACCCGTGTCGGCGTAATCGGGGTCGGGACGGTCGGCCGCTCCGTCGTTGAAATTCTCGAAGAGAACCGTTCGATTATCACCGCCCGTTCAGGGGAAGAGATTGTGGTCAAAAGCGGTGTCGTACGCAACCCCGAAAAAGTTTCAGACCTCTCAATCGCGATATCGCAAAATCCCGACGATATTCTCGACGATCCCGAAATCGACATCGTCGTAGAGTTGATGGGGGGGGTTGACCTGCCGCTGCAGGTAGTCCAAAAAGCGCTTCGTAACGGCAAAGCGGTTGTCACGGCGAACAAGGCGCTGCTGGCGTACCACCGTTACGCGCTCCAGGAGATCGCGGGGGACATCCCGTTCGAATTCGAAGCGAGCGTTGCGGGGGGGATACCGATCATCAACGCGCTGCGCGACGGTTTATCTGCGAACCACATCCTCTCAATCACCGGGATCATGAACGGCACGTGCAATTTTATGCTGACCAAAATGATGAACGAAGGGGCGGCGTTTGAGACGGTACTGGCCGAAGCGCAGGCCCTGGGGTATGCCGAGGCCGATCCGACGTTCGATATCGGCGGCTTCGATGCGGCGCACAAGCTGCTGATCCTCGCGTCGATCGCGTACGGTATCGACGCGAAACCCGAGCAGATGCTGATCGAGGGGATCGAGGGGATCACACAGGCAGACATCGCATTTGCCAAAGAGTTCGGCTACACCATCAAACTTCTCGGGATCGCCAAACGCGACGGTAACGAGGTCGAACTGCGCGTTCATGCGGCGCTGGTGAGCGAAGAGGCGATGATCGCGAAAATCGACGGCGTGATGAACGGCATCAGCGTCGTCGGCGACCGTGTCGGCGAAACCCTCTATTACGGTCCGGGTGCGGGCGGAAACGCGACGGCGAGCGCGGTGGTGGCCAACATCATCGATATTGTACGCTCGGGCAAACGATCGCCGATGCTGGGATTCAACCATCCGCTCGAAGAGGGGCTCCGCCTAAAATCCAGTGATGAAATCCGCTCCAAGTATTATTTGCGCCTGCGGGTGTCGGACAAACCCGGGATTCTGGCCCAGATCACCCAACTCTTCGCCGATCACGCGATCTCTATCGAAGCGGTGATTCAGCGCCCCTGCCAGAAAGAGTGCGCCCACCTATTGTTCGCGACCCATGAAGCGACCGAACGCTCGATCCGCGAAATGATGCTCCGGCTTGAAACGCTCTCCCCGGTTCTTGAAGCTCCGTTTATGATACGGATCGTATAAGCGGAGCGCTCCGCTCCCCTCTTCTTTTCCACCTTAATAAAAATTTAACATAAATTAATGTAACATACGCGTCCACTTTGCACACTCGGACACACAGGTTGAATGTTTCTCACTGTGTTTGACGCAGTCAGAAGTATTGGTGAGGTTTCGACCCACCTACGAGGGCAAGTGACCTAAATGAACGGAGCCTACCGATGAAAGTACGTTCTTCAGTGAAGAAAATGTGCGACGATTGCAAAATCATCAAGCGCAAAGGGGTAGTTCGCGTAATCTGCAAAACCCCAAAACATAAACAAAGACAAGGATAAGCATGGCACGTATTGCTGGTGTAGACTTACCTAAGAAAAAACGGATCGAGTACGGTCTGACCTATATCTACGGGATCGGACTTCATACGTCTCGCAAAATTTTGGATGCGACAGGGATCGATTACAATAAACGTGTATACGAACTCTCAGAAGACGAAGCGGCAACTATCGCCAAAGAGATCCGCAACAGCGGTATCGCGGTTGAGGGGGACCTTCGTAAAGAAGTCGCTATGGATATCAAAGCGTTGATGGACCTGGGTTCATACCGTGGTCTTCGTCACCGTAAAGGTCTTCCATGCCGCGGACAGAAAACGAAAACCAATGCACGCACACGCAAAGGTAAAAAGAAAACTGTCGGCTCGGCCACAAAGTAAGGGATTAGTGTATGGCAAAAAGAAAAGCAACCCGTAAAAAAATCGTTAAAAAGAATATTGCCAAAGGTATCGTGCATATCCTGGCTTCATTCAATAACACCCTCGTAACCGTCACCGACGAAATGGGGAACATGATCGCATGGAGTTCAGCAGGAAGCCTTGGTTTCAAAGGTTCTAAAAAATCGACTCCGTTCGCTGCGCAACAAGCAGTCGAAGCGGCAATGGAAAAAGCTATGGTCCACGGAATCAAAGAAGTGGGAATTAAAGTTCAAGGTCCTGGTTCAGGACGTGAAACTGCAGTTAAAAGTGTCGGCGCTATCGAGGGCGTACGCGTTTCTTTCATGAAAGACGTTACTCCTCTGCCACACAATGGATGTCGTGCGCCTAAGCGCCGTCGCGTGTAAGGAGGTTTGTAATGGCAAGATATAGAGGACCCGTAGAAAAAATCGAAAGAAGATTCGGAGTAAGCCTTGGACTTAAAGGTGAACGCCGTCTAGCAGGTAAAAGTGCCCTTGACAAACGTCCGTACGGACCTGGCCAGCATGGTCAGCGCCGCACTAAAATCTCAGAGTACGGTACACAGCTTCGCGAAAAACAAAAAGCGAAATTCATGTACGGTCTGAGCGAAAAACAGATGCGTTCACTGTTCGCCGAAGCGAAACGCCGCACGGGTAACACCGGTACCAACCTGGTAATTCTCCTTGAGCAGCGCCTTGACAACGTTGTCTACCGCATGGGCTTCGCGACAACTCGTCGTTTCGCTCGCCAGCTGGTCAACCACGGCCACATTCTGGTAGACGGAAAACGTGTTGATATCCCTTCTTACCGTGTAAAACCGGGCCAAAAAGTGGAAATTCACGAGAAAAGCAAAAAGAACAACCAGATCGTTCGTGCGGTTGAATTGACTAACCAAACCGGCCTTGCTCCATGGGTTGATATCGACCAGGACAAAGTTTTCGGTATCTTTACACGTCTTCCTGAGCGTGAAGAAGTTGTGATCCCTGTTGAGGAACGTCTAATCGTCGAGCTTTACTCGAAATAATCATTAAAGAAAGGGCGCTCAGCATGAAAAAAATTAAAACATCACCGCTTCTTCCGAAAGAGTTTGTCGTCGAGCAAATCAACGCGAACGAAGCGAACATTATTGCCTATCCGTTTGAAACCGGTTTTGCGGTTTCACTCGCCCACCCACTGCGCCGCTTTTTGCTCAGCAGTTCCGTGGGATATGCTCCGATCGGAATCAAAATCGAAGGGGCAAAGCATGAGTTTGACTCAGTACGCGGGATGCTCGAAGACATTTCGGATTTCATCATCAACCTCAAAGGGGTACGTTTCAAACTGAAAAACGGCCTCAAAGAAAAAGAGATCACCTACAGTTTCGCAGGCCCTTGCGAAATCAGTGGACGCGATCTGGACAATGATGATGTCGAAGTGGTAACGCCGAACGCGTTTTTGGCCACGCTGAACGAAGATGCGAATCTGAACTTCACGGTCAAAATCCATCAGGGTATCGGATACGTTCCGAGCGAAGACGTCCGTGATATGCTGGGTGAAGGTTTCATCGCGCTCGACGCGTTCTTCACACCGGTACGCC contains these protein-coding regions:
- the rpmJ gene encoding 50S ribosomal protein L36; translated protein: MKVRSSVKKMCDDCKIIKRKGVVRVICKTPKHKQRQG
- a CDS encoding homoserine dehydrogenase — protein: MTRVGVIGVGTVGRSVVEILEENRSIITARSGEEIVVKSGVVRNPEKVSDLSIAISQNPDDILDDPEIDIVVELMGGVDLPLQVVQKALRNGKAVVTANKALLAYHRYALQEIAGDIPFEFEASVAGGIPIINALRDGLSANHILSITGIMNGTCNFMLTKMMNEGAAFETVLAEAQALGYAEADPTFDIGGFDAAHKLLILASIAYGIDAKPEQMLIEGIEGITQADIAFAKEFGYTIKLLGIAKRDGNEVELRVHAALVSEEAMIAKIDGVMNGISVVGDRVGETLYYGPGAGGNATASAVVANIIDIVRSGKRSPMLGFNHPLEEGLRLKSSDEIRSKYYLRLRVSDKPGILAQITQLFADHAISIEAVIQRPCQKECAHLLFATHEATERSIREMMLRLETLSPVLEAPFMIRIV
- the rpsK gene encoding 30S ribosomal protein S11 — protein: MAKRKATRKKIVKKNIAKGIVHILASFNNTLVTVTDEMGNMIAWSSAGSLGFKGSKKSTPFAAQQAVEAAMEKAMVHGIKEVGIKVQGPGSGRETAVKSVGAIEGVRVSFMKDVTPLPHNGCRAPKRRRV
- a CDS encoding RNA methyltransferase, which produces MLIYGKQPVFYALERHKDRIKTLYLAKEIDKKEYGALMKMGFEIKRIPPNAAQSMVKGGNHQGYIADISPVVPYASPFLKRCDFVVVLSSITDVGNIGSLVRSAYALGVDALVICGIKEPNLEPIIRTSTGAALDLPLVIVHNIHDVMHELKQSRFTLYGAMMEGKDVRETRFAPKRALILGNEGEGLSGRVQKGLDEGVSIRMAHDFDSLNVGVAGAILMERMR
- a CDS encoding LL-diaminopimelate aminotransferase, encoding MFDEIQFDRIKRLPKYVFAEVNELKMARRRAGADVIDFSMGNPDGDTPEHIREKLIESAQKTKTHGYSVSKGIPKLRQAICDWYKRRYDVDLDPETEAVATMGSKEGYAHLAYAITNPGDVVVVPDPTYPIHSYAFILAGGNVQKMELPFDEDYKVDEDLFFERLEQAFHVSFPKPKYVVVNFPHNPTTATVTPAFYTRIVEMAKRERFYIISDIAYGDITFDGYATPSILAVPGAKDVAVESFTLSKSYNMAGWRVGFFVGNPKLIGALQKIKSWLDYGMFTPIQVAATVALQGDQSCVKEIVEKYDHRQDVLLEAFNRAGWPIRRNQSSMFVWARIPECARHMGSLEFSKRLLVEANVAVAPGIGFGDYGDEYVRIALIENDKRIRQAAKNIKHFLQSLGCKGGE
- the rsmI gene encoding 16S rRNA (cytidine(1402)-2'-O)-methyltransferase translates to MLSLVPTPIGNIADITLRTLEALAQAEVLLCEDTRVTKKLLHFLKERYNLAIAQEQQFVSLHSHNEADFLAGLSPDFFDRNVVYVSDAGMPGFSDPGQMLVRYCIDNGVEYDVLPGANAALTAFVASGFVETKMLFAGFLPHKGNDRSAALQEALFNGYTTVLYEAPTRLEKLLREISAAAPLREVFLAKELTKKFQRFYRGTAAELLERMEKEIRGEWVVVIGASEGKSSALCEADILALDIPKKAASKLIARITGENPKECYQRLLNT
- a CDS encoding DNA-directed RNA polymerase subunit alpha, translating into MKKIKTSPLLPKEFVVEQINANEANIIAYPFETGFAVSLAHPLRRFLLSSSVGYAPIGIKIEGAKHEFDSVRGMLEDISDFIINLKGVRFKLKNGLKEKEITYSFAGPCEISGRDLDNDDVEVVTPNAFLATLNEDANLNFTVKIHQGIGYVPSEDVRDMLGEGFIALDAFFTPVRRATYSIENVLVEDNPNFEKVIINIVTDGQITPVDAFKNALEVMYAQMAVFNSEVSIKAPAVSERADEHPELKRLGARIEELGLSARSFNCLDRSNIKYIGEIVMMSQNDLKEVKNLGKKSFEEILEKINEYGYTVGQELSDDLVSAIKKKIEAE
- the rpsM gene encoding 30S ribosomal protein S13, coding for MARIAGVDLPKKKRIEYGLTYIYGIGLHTSRKILDATGIDYNKRVYELSEDEAATIAKEIRNSGIAVEGDLRKEVAMDIKALMDLGSYRGLRHRKGLPCRGQKTKTNARTRKGKKKTVGSATK
- the rpsD gene encoding 30S ribosomal protein S4, whose translation is MARYRGPVEKIERRFGVSLGLKGERRLAGKSALDKRPYGPGQHGQRRTKISEYGTQLREKQKAKFMYGLSEKQMRSLFAEAKRRTGNTGTNLVILLEQRLDNVVYRMGFATTRRFARQLVNHGHILVDGKRVDIPSYRVKPGQKVEIHEKSKKNNQIVRAVELTNQTGLAPWVDIDQDKVFGIFTRLPEREEVVIPVEERLIVELYSK